A window of the Lactuca sativa cultivar Salinas chromosome 7, Lsat_Salinas_v11, whole genome shotgun sequence genome harbors these coding sequences:
- the LOC111902663 gene encoding AT-rich interactive domain-containing protein 1, translated as MDLNLDLERFFIDVNMKDEKKCVGFKDVRGKNCGVGEKYGVVNELCVGITEDNKLIRKRKKESYLTLLDWVKKVAINPCDPAIGSLPERSKWKAYGNEHLWKQVLLAKEAMCLKINDDSNSKQSIWQKKQKMHPDMYEDQTKKLIPRCSQRIIIAKETQKIFLSRNPSPNVLECSGSFDSSSDVDDKDSLWAMNYRKKRIPLGRFFQAEVPQWTGETSGSETRWLGTRVWPLEKTEKRNGLIEMERMGKGRQESCGCQYMGSLECVRFHVSEKRWRVKLELGSAFLKWKFGTMGEEVSVAWSQHEEKKFADIIKSNPESSGRSFWDELSVYFKNKKKSVLVSYYFNVYLLRRRAHQNRSDPSNVDSDDDELEKVGRQVKFSSF; from the exons ATGGATCTAAATCTGGATTTGGAGCGGTTTTTCATAGATGTTaatatgaaagatgaaaagaagTGTGTGGGTTTTAAGGATGTTCGAGGTAAAAACTGTGGTGTTGGTGAAAAATATGGTGttgttaatgagttatgtgtcGGCATTACAGAAGATAACAAATTGATTAGAAAGAGGAAGAAAGAGTCTTATCTGACATTGTTGGATTGGGTGAAAAAAGTGGCTATAAATCCTTGTGATCCTGCAATTGGGTCGTTGCCTGAAAGGTCTAAGTGGAAGGCTTATGGAAATGAGCATTTATGGAAACAGGTTCTGTTGGCGAAAGAGGCAATGTGTTTGAAGATTAATGATGATTCCAACTCTAAACAATCTATTTGGCAG aaAAAGCAAAAGATGCATCCAGACATGTATGAGGATCAAACCAAGAAACTAATACCGAGATGCAGCCAAAGAATCATTATCGCCAAAGAAACCCAGAAAATCTTTCTATCTAGAAACCCAAGCCCAAACGTTCTAGAATGTTCCGGGTCGTTTGACAGCTCGAGTGATGTAGATGACAAAGATTCCTTATGGGCCATGAATTATAGGAAAAAACGAATCCCACTGGGTCGGTTTTTTCAGGCGGAAGTTCCACAATGGACTGGGGAAACTTCCGGAAGCGAAACAAGGTGGCTTGGGACCCGCGTTTGGCCTTTAGAAAAAACAGAAAAAAGAAACGGTTTAATCGAAATGGAACGAATGGGAAAAGGGAGACAAGAATCATGCGGGTGCCAGTACATGGGATCGTTAGAATGTGTGCGGTTTCATGTGTCTGAAAAAAGATGGAGGGTTAAACTTGAACTGGGGTCTGCTTTTTTGAAATGGAAATTTGGAACAATGGGTGAAGAGGTTTCGGTCGCCTGGAGTCAACATGAAGAAAAAAAGTTTGCAGATATAATTAAGTCAAACCCCGAGTCTTCGGGTAGAAGTTTTTGGGATGAACTTTCGGTTTATTTCAAGAATAAAAAGAAATCGGTTTTGGTGAGCTATTATTTTAATGTCTATTTATTGAGACGTAGGGCCCACCAGAACCGGTCTGATCCAAGTAATGttgatagtgatgatgatgagCTTGAGAAAGTTGGGCGTCAGGTAAAATTTTCAAGTTTTTGA